The genome window CCTCAGAGACCTTGGTCAGTCGCCAACCCCAGACCCAGCCCGATTCCTCCCGGGTTTTCAAGGAGGCCCTCCGCTGGAAGCCTCGCGGGTCAGCAGCGAGTCCGCCGCCCGCCGAGGCCTCCCCGACCCCAGTGGCCCAGGCCGCCTCCTGGCGGAGGTGGGTACTTACCTTGGCGCGGGTAGCTCCAGGGCCGCGGCGGCACGGAGAGGTGCGGCGGCGGCGGGTGCGGAAGCGCGTGGTGGTGTGCGTGCGGGTGCGTGTGAGGTTGCGCAGGCCCGTGGTGCAGCAGCGGGTGCACGTGTACGTGCTGATGGGTGTGCGCCGGCGCCTCGAGGCGGCCTCGCtgcggtggtggtggcggtggcaggCCCGGAGGGCTCCCGGCCAGGCTGCCCTCAAGCTCCAGGGGCTCCAGCTCGAGGGCGCGCAGGTTCTGCTCACGCAGTCGCTCCTCCTGGCGCCGTTTGAGGCGGCGGCGCAGGAAGCTGCAGAAGCAGCAGAGTAGGACGATAAGACCCCAGATGAGCCAGAAACCAGCAAAGCACGTGAGGAACGTGTAGGTGCCCTGGGACATAACCAtggcggcggcgcgggcggcgggTCCTCGGCTCCTTCACTGGACAATGGGCTCCTCTACGTGGCCCCGGGCCCGCGCCACGCTCCCAGGCGCCGCCAGTGTCACTCGGGGCCCTGCGGCCAGGGGCTGCCCGCAGCGGGGCTCAAGTCGTGCGCGCGCCGGCGGGGGGCAGCAGAAGCAGCTCCCGTTCTTTCCCATGGCGCCGGCAGGCGCGCTGGCGGGCCTCACCCGGGGCCGCGCGGGACCTGTGGGACAGACACAGGACGCGGTGAAGGAGCGAAGCAGCCCCCGGCGACTTCCCTGCCTGAGCGGGTGCCCTGTGCAATCCTGGGGAAGCCTCCTCTGCGAAACCCCCGCACTCCGTGGAACCCCCGCACTCCGTGGGGGCCAGGTGACGTCATCGAGGGGATGACGTCACGCCTCGAGGTTTCCCCGGTAGGGTTTTCCCGGATCTGAGCCCgggctgccgctgccgccgccgcctcccagccGAGGTTACTCTAGTCCGGCCAGCAGGGGGCGCGCGAAGGCCGGACTCGGCCTCAGTCTGCACGGGAGCTTCTCCATCCGCATCCCCGAGGGACCGAGGACCTCAGCTCCGAAAGGGCCTGATAGGCCCATAGGCAGACTCCCAGGGCTCTGAAGAGGAGCCAGAGCGCGGTTGCTTTGCGGCGAGGAGGGCCCCACAAGCAGCCCGCCGGCTCCCAGCTTCAGCCCTGTACATACACACCGGCCAGCCCCTGGCGCCCCAGGTCTTGtacccactcccacccctggcTGCCCAAAGCGTGGAACATTACGGTCCGCACGGCGGCCTCCTGGTTGTCGCCGCTCTTGAAGCGGGAACTCGAATGGGTGGTTCCCGCAGCTACTGCGTGCCCCCGGCCTGCCTTTGTCTGCGCTGAACGCGCCATGAGCGTGGGCtgttccttctttccctttcctctagGCGCCTCCGCCCGCTTAATCTCAGCTCCGTCTCTGCTTCCCGAGCCTCCTACCCATGCGCAGCCCCACTCGGCCCTGCCCTTCTAGCTCCAGGCcgctgtgcccttcccccagttcCTTTCCCTCTGCAGTGTCAGAAAACTAGCTGAAGTCATCGGTACCACCTGGTCCCGCATCACTCCAGATGGGCACCTCTagtcccacctcctcctctccacagCCAGGGTTGAGAGGGGAACCTTGCCTCCTAAGAAGTATGTAGGAGGGAGCCCTGACTGCGGAGGGGCCGTGGCAGGCAACTGTTCACCACCCCCTCAGAACAGAAATGAGCCCTTCTTGAATTCCTTATACCCAGAGGCTTTCACATACAACCCTTTGGGGTAACTGGAATTATTCTTGTTTTATGGGTTTTACACAATTAGTTGTATGGATGGCAGGCAGCAGTGCCATAATATGACCACAAGCCTGGCCACAGAACCCTAGCCTGGCGTGGGAGAGTGCTGCTGCTTGCGCTACCCTGGGGGCCTCTTCCAGGAGCGCCATGGGCCCCCATGCTCAGCATGCCCAACCAAGGCACACATGCATTCAGCTTTGGGAGCCACAATGGGCCTGAGCCCCATGCTGGGGACTCCACATTAAGCTTCCACTGGTCTGAGAGCAAGCTGGGGGGAAGCCAGGCCATACTGGCCACCCCACAGTTCTCCCCAGATGGCTCCTGTCTGACTCCATGGCTACTTTGTGCCATGTGCCACTTGGTGCCCATGCCAGTCCCTTTCTCCTGGGCCGGAGTTCCAGAACAGACAATGGCAGGAACAATAGCTCCACCCGCCCCCTCGACAACCCCACCATGAGGCTGCCATGGCGACGCAGCCCAGATAAAAACACGATGCTGCCAGTCACTGGGAGTTAATTAAATCCAGTGTTCTCCTTTTCCTGAGCCCACAGGAATTTTCAGGAATGCTCTGAGGAAGCTGGCACGAACTAGGGGGCTTCTTGGCAAGGAAGGAACAGCTCTGGGTCAGAAAAGCACTTCTGGGGCTGGAAGTGATGGAGTTTAGCTGaatgagaaatacaaataccTGCCAAGTACTGTCTACTGTGTGAGGACTCATTCAAGGCCCCTTCCCTGCAGAATCTTATATAATCTTCAACACTACCTTCTCACTGAGGGTCGTGCCCATCTGATGGAgagacaggctcagagagggaaatgaCTTGCCttgggtcacacagctaataaaggATTTATCTGAGTCTGAATCTAAAGTCTTATGTTGAAACATTTTCCCCTAAGGGACAAGTGAGACGTAAATAAATGCAGGTGAGTGCTCAGTATGGGAGGACCTGGCAGCCATGGGGACCTGGGGCAGGCTGGCCAGCTTGTAGCCAAAACACACCGTCCTGCTCCTTCCCCTCAAAGTCCTAGTGCTTCTAGCGACCAGCTCTCAGCTTAAGAGTAAAAGGCCATAGGGTAAAGGAGAGATGGAATGGCAGCTCTGGGGTTAACAGGGAACAAAGGACAGGGACTGTGCCCAGAGGGGTCTGGCTCAGCTGGCTGGGCATTACAGCAGGCTGGGGCAGGCCACCCCCAAGACCTACAGGGTGCCACTGTCACCTCTCAGCCTGTCTCATCATCTATCAAATGGGCAAGACCCCCAGTGAGAAGGCGGTGTTGAAGATCACATAAGATTCTGCATGAAGGGGCCGAGATCAAGGCCTGACACGCAGTAGACAGTCCTTGGCAGATGTTCTTATTCCTAATTCAGCTAAACTCCAGTCAGGAGGCAGGAACCATTGCTGCATTTTACAGACTAGGCCACTGTGGGTCTGAGAGAGGAAGTCTGCCTAAGGCCTCACAGCTGAGCTGGCCCTCTGACCCCCATGCTGGCTCTGGTGCCCACTTtgggtgggggtcggggggtgATGACACTCCCTCCTGGGCTGCTGCTTCACCCTGGTGCTCCAGCAGGTCCAGAGGGCAGGAATCCTGCCtgagcctccctcc of Vicugna pacos chromosome 22, VicPac4, whole genome shotgun sequence contains these proteins:
- the PRR7 gene encoding proline-rich protein 7; its protein translation is MVMSQGTYTFLTCFAGFWLIWGLIVLLCCFCSFLRRRLKRRQEERLREQNLRALELEPLELEGSLAGSPPGLPPPPPPQRGRLEAPAHTHQHVHVHPLLHHGPAQPHTHPHAHHHALPHPPPPHLSVPPRPWSYPRQAESDMSKPPCYEEAVLMAEPPPPYSEVLTDTRGLYRKIVTPFLSRRDSAEKQEQPPPSYKPLFLDRGYTSALHLPSAPRPAPPCPALCLQADRGRRVFPSWTDSELSSREPLEHGAWRLPVSIPLFGRTTAV